Proteins from a genomic interval of Coraliomargarita sinensis:
- the ppk1 gene encoding polyphosphate kinase 1, which produces MPTTSKTKTRFPYFNRELSWLAFNRRVLEQAESEDYPLLERMKYLAFVSSNLDEFFEIRVAGLLQQVKSGVIERGPDGLGPKEQLRRIQLIVKRLVNDHYSCWEEQIMPGLKKEGVIFSDYDGLTRNEKKWVERYFEEQVFPVLTPLAIDPAHPFPQLTNKALYILASIDDPETRIIERMMAIIPVPRVLPRIVKIEAPRRGNPDVYIFLSDIIQRYAKRLFQGYRVSSAVPFRITRNSDLYIDDEEVENLLRKVEEELMNVQKGAAVRLEISKGADPVLVQQLLESIDLKPQNMFTVDGPINLLRLMSAYDLIDRPDLKFAPFTPHVPRELTPPERIFDSIKQKDILLHHPFDSFQPFVDFLNQAARDPEVFAIKQTLYRTSGDSPIVEALMEASRRGKQVTVLIEIKARFDEANNIQWARQLEDVGVHVVYGLVGLKTHCKTCMVVRREKGNLRRYVHLGTGNYNPKTAKLYTDLSYFTAKREIGAEVAGLFNTLTGFSLTPTFKKLLVAPFTLHNRIQRCIRAETRNAKAGLPARIIAQTNSLVDQQTIDNLYYASQAGVKIDLIVRGICNLVPNVKGVSENIRVRSILGRYLEHSRIYYFENSNGSQPLMYAGSADWMPRNFYRRIEAVFPVEDVELREKLYDILEKQLQDNKNARLLRANGSYKKVSSKKIGTPYSAQEACMDEANANRQELEKELLEETEQ; this is translated from the coding sequence ATGCCCACTACTTCCAAAACGAAAACACGCTTTCCATACTTCAATCGCGAACTCAGCTGGCTGGCATTTAACCGCAGAGTGTTGGAGCAGGCCGAGTCCGAGGATTATCCCTTGTTGGAACGAATGAAGTATCTCGCTTTCGTCAGTTCCAACCTGGATGAATTTTTCGAAATTCGCGTGGCCGGGCTCCTGCAGCAGGTCAAGTCTGGCGTCATCGAGCGCGGCCCGGACGGACTTGGGCCCAAGGAACAGTTAAGGCGCATTCAGCTTATTGTGAAACGTCTGGTCAACGACCACTACAGTTGCTGGGAAGAGCAAATCATGCCCGGCCTTAAGAAGGAAGGCGTCATTTTCAGTGACTACGATGGCCTGACCAGAAACGAGAAAAAGTGGGTCGAACGGTATTTTGAAGAACAGGTATTCCCGGTCCTCACGCCTCTGGCGATTGATCCGGCCCACCCTTTTCCCCAGCTGACGAATAAAGCACTTTATATTCTGGCCTCGATCGATGATCCGGAAACGCGCATCATCGAGCGCATGATGGCGATCATCCCGGTTCCCCGGGTGTTGCCACGCATTGTCAAAATCGAAGCGCCGCGCAGAGGCAACCCGGATGTGTATATTTTTCTCAGCGATATCATTCAGCGCTACGCGAAACGCCTCTTTCAAGGCTACCGCGTCAGTTCGGCCGTGCCCTTCCGCATCACCCGAAACAGCGACCTGTATATTGATGATGAAGAAGTCGAAAATCTCCTTCGTAAAGTTGAAGAGGAGTTGATGAATGTACAAAAGGGGGCAGCTGTACGCCTTGAAATATCCAAAGGAGCCGACCCCGTGCTCGTGCAGCAGCTGCTGGAATCCATCGACCTGAAACCTCAGAACATGTTCACAGTCGACGGCCCCATCAACCTGCTTCGGTTGATGAGTGCTTATGATCTGATCGACCGGCCCGATTTGAAGTTTGCCCCCTTCACGCCTCATGTGCCGCGGGAGCTAACCCCGCCGGAACGCATTTTCGACAGTATCAAGCAGAAGGACATTCTGCTCCATCACCCGTTCGACAGTTTTCAGCCCTTCGTTGATTTTCTGAATCAGGCTGCGCGCGACCCGGAGGTTTTTGCCATCAAACAAACCCTCTACCGCACGTCAGGGGATTCCCCAATTGTGGAAGCCCTCATGGAGGCCTCGCGCCGGGGCAAACAGGTCACCGTGCTGATCGAAATCAAAGCAAGATTTGACGAGGCCAATAATATCCAATGGGCCCGGCAACTGGAAGACGTCGGCGTGCATGTGGTTTACGGTCTGGTGGGCCTGAAAACGCACTGCAAAACCTGCATGGTTGTCCGCCGCGAAAAAGGCAACCTGAGGCGCTATGTCCACCTCGGCACCGGCAACTACAATCCCAAAACGGCAAAACTTTATACCGACCTCAGCTACTTTACAGCGAAGCGCGAAATCGGGGCTGAAGTGGCTGGCCTTTTCAATACGCTCACCGGATTTTCCCTCACCCCTACATTCAAGAAACTGTTGGTGGCTCCGTTCACCCTGCATAACCGCATACAACGCTGCATCCGTGCGGAGACGCGTAACGCCAAAGCCGGACTACCCGCACGAATCATCGCTCAAACCAATAGCCTGGTCGACCAGCAGACAATTGATAACCTCTACTACGCTTCTCAAGCGGGGGTAAAAATCGATCTCATCGTCCGCGGCATCTGTAATTTGGTGCCAAATGTCAAAGGCGTGAGCGAGAACATTCGGGTGCGTAGTATATTGGGCCGCTATCTGGAACATAGTCGGATTTATTATTTTGAAAACAGCAACGGCTCACAACCGCTGATGTATGCCGGCAGTGCCGACTGGATGCCCCGTAACTTTTATCGCCGGATCGAGGCTGTCTTTCCGGTCGAAGATGTCGAACTGCGGGAAAAACTTTATGACATTCTGGAAAAACAACTGCAGGATAATAAAAACGCCCGCCTTCTCCGGGCGAACGGCTCTTATAAAAAAGTATCGTCCAAAAAGATCGGAACTCCCTATTCGGCACAGGAAGCTTGCATGGACGAAGCCAATGCGAATCGCCAGGAACTGGAAAAAGAATTGTTGGAAGAAACCGAACAGTAA
- a CDS encoding Gfo/Idh/MocA family oxidoreductase: protein MKNQPQNQSRRDFLKASTALGAFTILPSSGLFGNNAVSPNEKINLAVIGCGNQGNNDRRSLLGSGHCNVVALCDVDMEGGHTYQARYQHGLAPAPAGKENEVYPHKAKGYTDFRVMFDEMADEIDAVLVATPDHSHFAAAMLAMSLGKHVFVEKPLAHTFGQCERLIKMAAKNPNLVTQMGNQGFSGANYFQFKAWSEAGVIKDITRITAHMNRRRRWHGWGTTVANYPEDPMPEDLAWEVWHATVPTNRPFSKRLHPQEWRSWYDFGCGAFGDWGPHILDTCHHFLKLGMPTAIRALGFEGINASGLVYPQASTIQFAFPERGPGLPACDVTWYDGTGNKPKLEGEYTDSGEPEELNTPGKVLYSKDLVFMGASHASPLQIVPRQKFMDMRKSLPRFPQKNSNHYENFLLACKGEEESRSPFGISGPLSQVFNLGILAQQFGSDLEFDPESKQITNNPIAQELLDPAPRKGWEEFYNL from the coding sequence ATGAAAAACCAGCCTCAAAATCAGTCTCGCCGAGACTTCCTCAAAGCATCCACCGCCCTCGGGGCATTTACCATTCTCCCCAGCTCGGGCTTGTTCGGTAACAATGCCGTCAGCCCGAACGAAAAAATCAATTTAGCCGTAATTGGTTGCGGCAATCAGGGAAACAACGACCGCAGATCGCTACTGGGGTCCGGCCATTGTAATGTCGTCGCTCTTTGTGACGTGGATATGGAGGGCGGCCACACCTATCAGGCACGATACCAACACGGCCTTGCGCCCGCTCCCGCCGGTAAGGAGAACGAAGTTTACCCCCACAAGGCCAAGGGCTACACTGATTTTCGGGTCATGTTCGATGAAATGGCCGATGAGATCGACGCCGTACTTGTCGCCACACCGGACCACTCCCACTTTGCCGCGGCCATGCTCGCCATGTCACTCGGCAAACACGTTTTCGTGGAAAAGCCGCTTGCTCACACTTTCGGTCAGTGCGAACGCCTGATCAAGATGGCTGCCAAGAACCCGAATCTGGTGACCCAAATGGGCAACCAGGGTTTTTCCGGCGCCAATTACTTCCAATTCAAAGCGTGGTCGGAAGCTGGAGTGATTAAAGACATCACCCGCATCACCGCGCACATGAACCGCCGTCGTCGCTGGCACGGCTGGGGCACCACCGTGGCGAATTACCCCGAAGATCCCATGCCGGAAGATCTCGCCTGGGAAGTCTGGCACGCGACCGTCCCCACCAACCGCCCCTTCAGCAAGCGGCTCCACCCGCAGGAATGGCGCAGCTGGTACGACTTCGGCTGCGGCGCGTTCGGCGACTGGGGGCCGCATATCCTCGATACCTGTCACCACTTCCTCAAGCTCGGCATGCCGACAGCGATTCGTGCACTCGGTTTTGAGGGCATTAATGCCAGTGGCCTGGTCTACCCGCAGGCCAGCACCATTCAGTTTGCCTTCCCCGAACGCGGTCCCGGCCTCCCCGCTTGTGATGTGACCTGGTATGACGGCACGGGCAACAAGCCCAAGCTCGAAGGGGAATACACCGACAGCGGTGAGCCGGAAGAACTCAATACCCCCGGCAAAGTCCTCTACAGCAAGGACCTCGTCTTCATGGGTGCCAGCCATGCCTCGCCTCTGCAAATCGTACCGCGTCAGAAATTCATGGATATGCGCAAGTCACTGCCCCGGTTCCCGCAGAAGAACTCCAATCACTATGAGAACTTCCTGCTGGCCTGTAAGGGCGAAGAAGAATCCCGCTCTCCGTTCGGCATCAGTGGCCCGCTTTCCCAAGTCTTCAATCTGGGAATTCTTGCCCAGCAATTCGGCAGCGACCTCGAATTCGATCCCGAGAGCAAGCAAATCACCAATAACCCGATTGCACAGGAATTGCTGGATCCGGCTCCCCGAAAGGGCTGGGAAGAGTTTTATAACCTTTAA
- a CDS encoding 3-keto-disaccharide hydrolase yields MKKILILLTLLAGFSALDAARFYGEPPDEHHPWAVHDMNRPQPPLVVPGDEYGDPPSDAIVLFEGKQSQENWKHLRPDDKRKNDWIFTDDYMQAVRGSGYIATKEEFGDCQLHVEWAAPEEVQGSGQGRGNSGVFLLNGMVEVQVLDNYRNPTYPDGSAGSVYGVMPPAANALRAPGEWQSYDIIFRRPIVRDGEVLDSGRLTVLVNGVVVQDSTPLEGGGGHKTRQDLDRVFPEKGSLRLQDHGNPVRFRNIWYRPLRPRPLDGGTDGRLSVEATMNKRTEIAASIRKDAQSMEGVDKALRLLESIVYLENKEARADANQLIQAYLEEFAVASADDAESYRGKMLELDRAFHYLKKYQFIDGDNKLLKKVDKICKEQGWKKR; encoded by the coding sequence ATGAAAAAAATCCTGATCTTACTCACACTCCTTGCCGGTTTTTCGGCTCTCGATGCCGCCCGTTTTTACGGTGAGCCGCCCGACGAGCATCATCCCTGGGCGGTCCATGATATGAACCGCCCGCAGCCGCCGCTGGTGGTCCCGGGGGATGAATATGGCGATCCGCCATCCGATGCCATCGTCTTGTTCGAGGGCAAGCAAAGTCAGGAAAATTGGAAGCACCTGCGTCCGGATGACAAGCGTAAGAACGATTGGATTTTTACCGACGATTACATGCAGGCGGTTCGCGGCTCCGGCTACATCGCGACCAAGGAGGAATTTGGTGATTGCCAGTTGCACGTCGAATGGGCGGCTCCCGAAGAAGTGCAGGGGAGTGGACAGGGCCGCGGAAACAGTGGTGTCTTTCTGTTGAACGGAATGGTGGAAGTTCAGGTCCTGGACAACTACCGCAATCCGACCTATCCGGACGGCAGCGCCGGTTCGGTGTACGGTGTGATGCCGCCTGCCGCCAACGCTCTAAGGGCTCCCGGTGAGTGGCAGAGCTACGATATTATTTTCCGCCGTCCGATCGTTCGCGATGGTGAAGTTCTTGATTCCGGTCGTTTGACCGTTCTGGTGAACGGTGTCGTGGTGCAGGACAGCACGCCGCTTGAAGGTGGCGGCGGACACAAGACACGTCAGGACCTGGACCGTGTCTTTCCGGAAAAAGGTAGCCTGCGCCTGCAGGACCACGGAAATCCCGTTCGGTTTCGAAATATCTGGTATCGCCCGCTGCGGCCTCGCCCCCTCGACGGCGGTACGGATGGCCGTTTGAGTGTGGAGGCCACCATGAACAAGCGGACGGAGATTGCCGCCAGCATTCGTAAAGACGCACAAAGCATGGAAGGAGTTGACAAGGCCCTTCGCCTGCTCGAATCGATCGTTTATCTGGAAAACAAGGAGGCCCGCGCTGATGCGAATCAACTGATTCAGGCTTACCTCGAGGAATTCGCGGTCGCCTCTGCCGACGACGCCGAATCCTATCGTGGCAAGATGCTGGAACTCGACCGTGCATTCCACTACCTGAAGAAATATCAGTTTATCGATGGTGATAACAAGCTCCTGAAAAAGGTCGACAAGATCTGCAAAGAGCAGGGCTGGAAGAAGCGTTGA
- a CDS encoding 3-keto-disaccharide hydrolase: MIKPILLSLTGLLVSLSAFGNQISEDQQHFVKRYEKHKKLVPPGEALINKDPEPKLCCGFTELYNGKDLSGWTARGGECTFEARGDVIVGTTVKGSPSTYLSTDKEDYEDFIFTAELKWEVAGNSGIMFRAQRKAGKKHETVYGPQCEMEGDFADDRRGWSGGIYGQSDGGWIYPLWLEAHAEARQALKKGEWNRVTIQAVGNEFKTWINGVPAARWIDANGEYPKGFFSLQVHSGKQGEIHFRNVKVKELEPGWKDLFASGDFSQWTKVNGDPVPHQWTINDGIVHREKNGGGGIITKTQYKDFELRFDWKISEAGNSGIKYRTRGRLGLEYQVLDDDKHKDAKDPTHRAGSLYDILAAPDDKPLNAPGEWNSGRIVAHGNHIEHWLNGSLVATIELGSDDWKQRFEKSKYRKHEGFGTWTGPILLQDHYDKVWYRNIRIREL, from the coding sequence ATGATCAAACCGATCCTACTTAGCCTCACCGGTCTGCTGGTTTCGCTCAGCGCATTCGGCAACCAAATATCCGAAGATCAACAGCATTTCGTCAAACGCTACGAAAAGCATAAAAAACTGGTGCCGCCGGGCGAGGCTCTAATCAACAAAGATCCGGAGCCGAAACTCTGCTGTGGTTTCACGGAGCTCTACAACGGCAAGGACCTCAGTGGATGGACCGCCCGCGGCGGCGAGTGCACCTTCGAGGCCAGAGGCGATGTCATCGTCGGCACCACGGTCAAGGGCTCCCCCAGCACCTACCTATCGACAGACAAAGAGGACTATGAAGACTTCATCTTCACCGCCGAGCTGAAGTGGGAAGTCGCCGGTAACAGCGGCATTATGTTCCGCGCCCAGCGTAAAGCGGGCAAAAAACACGAGACCGTCTACGGCCCGCAGTGCGAAATGGAGGGCGATTTTGCCGACGATCGCCGGGGCTGGTCCGGCGGCATCTACGGACAAAGCGACGGCGGCTGGATTTATCCCCTTTGGCTGGAAGCTCATGCCGAAGCGCGGCAGGCTTTGAAAAAAGGCGAATGGAATCGCGTCACCATTCAGGCTGTGGGCAATGAATTCAAAACCTGGATCAACGGCGTGCCCGCGGCCCGCTGGATCGATGCAAACGGGGAATATCCGAAAGGGTTTTTCAGCCTGCAGGTGCACTCCGGCAAGCAAGGCGAAATTCACTTTCGAAACGTGAAGGTGAAAGAGCTCGAACCGGGCTGGAAGGACCTCTTTGCGTCCGGCGACTTTTCCCAGTGGACCAAGGTGAACGGTGACCCCGTCCCCCATCAGTGGACCATCAACGACGGGATTGTTCACCGCGAAAAGAATGGCGGTGGTGGCATCATTACCAAAACCCAGTACAAAGACTTCGAACTGCGCTTTGACTGGAAAATCAGCGAAGCGGGTAACTCGGGCATCAAATACCGCACCCGCGGCCGTCTCGGCCTGGAGTATCAGGTACTCGACGACGACAAACACAAGGACGCTAAAGACCCGACACATCGTGCGGGCTCGCTCTACGATATTTTAGCCGCCCCTGACGATAAGCCACTCAACGCCCCCGGCGAGTGGAACAGCGGGCGCATCGTTGCCCATGGCAACCACATCGAGCACTGGCTGAACGGTAGTCTGGTCGCTACCATTGAACTCGGCAGCGACGACTGGAAGCAACGCTTCGAAAAGAGCAAGTATCGCAAGCACGAGGGCTTCGGCACATGGACCGGCCCGATTTTGCTTCAGGATCACTACGATAAAGTTTGGTATCGGAATATCCGGATACGTGAACTGTAG
- a CDS encoding ThuA domain-containing protein, producing the protein MKAASLLFLASTVCLQAAVDFVPKFNDKPVSEEHAEKIEAALPEVPVVEPAAKRRILVVSATAGFRHRSIPTGQFALEKMGAATGAYETVISDDPANFEPDVLKTFDSVVLLNTTQDFFMPNKKARKNYSEADLAWLQDRHNRLMDNLIDYVKAGGGLVGIHAATDSCYNHEAYGKAIGGYFWGHPWGANSKVTIVVEDPEHATNKPAFGKVKDFQIVEEIYQFKPEPYSREKLRILLHLDPERSDEVKGMRREDNDYPVAWVQQVGEGKVFYSSLGHNHHIYWNPMLLKHYLAGIQFACGDLEADTTPSAKIAMPNMPSCCGGH; encoded by the coding sequence ATGAAAGCAGCCTCTCTTCTTTTTCTTGCCTCGACCGTTTGCCTTCAGGCCGCCGTTGATTTTGTTCCGAAATTCAACGACAAACCCGTGTCCGAGGAGCATGCGGAAAAGATAGAGGCTGCTTTACCCGAGGTTCCCGTGGTCGAGCCCGCTGCGAAGCGTCGCATTCTGGTGGTCAGCGCGACCGCCGGTTTTCGTCACAGGTCGATTCCCACCGGTCAATTCGCTCTCGAGAAGATGGGAGCGGCGACCGGGGCTTACGAGACGGTTATTAGTGACGATCCGGCAAATTTCGAACCGGATGTCTTGAAGACCTTTGATTCCGTGGTCCTGCTCAATACCACGCAGGATTTTTTCATGCCGAATAAGAAGGCTCGGAAAAACTACTCGGAAGCAGATCTGGCCTGGTTGCAAGATCGTCACAACCGCCTGATGGATAATCTCATCGACTACGTGAAGGCGGGCGGTGGTTTGGTGGGCATTCACGCCGCGACCGACAGCTGCTACAATCATGAAGCCTACGGTAAAGCCATCGGCGGCTATTTCTGGGGACACCCCTGGGGGGCCAATTCAAAGGTGACGATAGTCGTCGAGGATCCGGAGCATGCCACCAACAAACCGGCGTTCGGCAAGGTGAAAGACTTTCAAATCGTCGAGGAGATCTATCAATTCAAGCCCGAGCCCTACTCGCGGGAAAAACTGCGTATTCTACTGCATCTGGACCCCGAACGGAGTGACGAGGTGAAGGGCATGAGGCGCGAGGATAACGATTACCCGGTTGCCTGGGTCCAGCAAGTGGGCGAAGGCAAAGTCTTTTACAGCAGCCTTGGCCACAACCACCACATTTACTGGAACCCCATGCTGCTGAAGCACTACCTGGCTGGTATCCAGTTCGCCTGTGGCGACTTGGAAGCCGACACCACACCCAGTGCGAAAATCGCCATGCCCAACATGCCGTCATGTTGCGGCGGCCACTAA
- a CDS encoding Gfo/Idh/MocA family protein encodes MKFGIIGTGMIGGFHAKAIDAMQGGELGGVADRAVERANSFAEEYNTKAYESVDVMLADPEIEVVTIGTPSGAHFEPAMAAIKAGKHVIIEKPLEITTERIDEMMAAAKKQSVTLAAVLNRRFHPGMDAFKAAADAGRFGKLTSASAYVKWYRDQAYYDSAGWRGTWALDGGGALMNQSIHTIDALLYLAGPVKSVQANTACLAHTDIEVEDIAVAILEFENGARGVIEGSTCSWSKDGHPARVQLAGTEGSVFLADESFEIWDFMNETPEDDEIRGKFMKGADTGLGANDPTAINFYQHQRNFEEVVASIKEGREPSTSATEARKSVELIQAIYESAQNDGKLVKL; translated from the coding sequence ATGAAATTCGGAATAATAGGAACAGGAATGATTGGCGGCTTTCACGCCAAAGCAATTGATGCTATGCAGGGCGGTGAGCTCGGCGGCGTCGCCGACCGCGCTGTCGAACGGGCCAACAGCTTTGCCGAGGAATACAACACCAAGGCCTACGAATCCGTGGATGTCATGCTCGCGGATCCCGAAATCGAAGTCGTTACCATCGGCACACCCTCCGGCGCGCACTTTGAACCTGCCATGGCGGCGATCAAAGCGGGCAAGCACGTTATCATCGAAAAGCCGCTGGAAATCACGACCGAGCGTATCGACGAAATGATGGCTGCGGCCAAGAAACAGAGCGTGACCCTGGCTGCCGTCCTCAACCGCCGCTTTCACCCCGGCATGGATGCTTTTAAAGCGGCGGCCGATGCCGGCCGCTTCGGCAAACTCACCTCGGCTTCGGCTTACGTGAAGTGGTATCGTGACCAGGCTTACTACGATTCCGCCGGCTGGCGGGGCACCTGGGCACTCGATGGCGGCGGTGCCCTCATGAATCAATCCATCCACACGATCGATGCGCTCCTCTACCTTGCCGGTCCGGTCAAATCGGTGCAGGCCAATACCGCCTGCCTCGCGCACACCGATATCGAGGTGGAGGATATCGCCGTGGCGATTTTGGAATTTGAGAATGGCGCCCGCGGCGTGATTGAAGGCAGCACCTGCTCGTGGTCCAAGGACGGCCATCCGGCGCGTGTGCAACTCGCCGGCACCGAAGGCTCCGTCTTCCTCGCCGACGAAAGCTTTGAGATCTGGGATTTCATGAACGAAACTCCAGAGGACGACGAGATCCGCGGCAAGTTCATGAAAGGCGCCGATACCGGCCTGGGAGCCAACGATCCAACCGCGATCAACTTCTACCAGCACCAGCGCAACTTCGAAGAAGTCGTCGCCTCCATAAAGGAGGGTCGCGAGCCGAGCACTTCGGCCACGGAAGCGCGCAAGAGTGTCGAACTGATCCAGGCGATCTACGAGTCCGCCCAGAACGACGGCAAGCTGGTTAAGCTTTAG
- a CDS encoding sugar phosphate isomerase/epimerase family protein yields the protein MSRHVTLFTGQWADLPIAELAPKSKEMGFDGLELACWGDHFDVQKALNESDYVEKKWEQLEANGLSCFSISNHLVGQAVCDHIDERHKAILSPEIWGDGDPEGVRQRAAQEMIDTAKAARKFFDAKPGGAPERVVVNGFTGSSIWHLLYSFPPVVPGQIDAGFEDFAKRWKPIMDAFDKEDVYYGLEVHPTEIAFDIASARRALEAIGNHKRFGFNYDPSHLGYQGVDYIKFIYEFRDQIFHAHVKDAWWGHSNGDVGVFGGHTDFGDYRRYWDFRSPGRGDVNFEEVIVALNDIGYHGPLSIEWEDSRMDRFRGGAEACAFTKDMDFSASDVAFDAAFDKEKQ from the coding sequence ATGTCACGACATGTTACATTATTCACCGGCCAGTGGGCCGACCTTCCCATTGCCGAGCTGGCACCGAAGTCGAAGGAAATGGGCTTCGACGGACTGGAGCTCGCCTGTTGGGGCGATCACTTTGACGTACAGAAGGCCCTGAATGAGTCTGACTACGTCGAAAAGAAGTGGGAACAACTGGAAGCAAATGGTCTGAGCTGCTTCTCAATTTCCAATCACCTTGTGGGGCAGGCCGTCTGCGATCATATCGACGAGCGGCACAAAGCGATTCTGAGTCCCGAGATCTGGGGTGACGGCGATCCCGAGGGGGTTCGCCAGCGGGCCGCACAGGAAATGATCGATACGGCCAAGGCTGCACGTAAATTCTTCGATGCCAAGCCCGGCGGCGCTCCGGAGCGTGTCGTGGTGAACGGCTTTACCGGTTCATCCATCTGGCACTTGCTCTACTCCTTCCCGCCAGTGGTTCCCGGGCAGATCGACGCCGGTTTTGAGGACTTTGCCAAGCGCTGGAAACCGATTATGGACGCTTTTGATAAAGAAGATGTCTATTACGGGCTCGAGGTGCACCCGACTGAAATCGCCTTTGATATCGCCAGCGCGAGACGTGCGCTCGAAGCAATCGGCAACCACAAACGTTTCGGCTTCAACTACGACCCAAGCCACCTAGGCTATCAGGGGGTGGACTACATTAAGTTTATCTACGAATTCCGCGACCAGATCTTCCACGCTCACGTGAAGGATGCCTGGTGGGGTCACTCCAACGGCGATGTCGGGGTCTTTGGTGGTCACACTGATTTTGGTGACTATCGCCGCTACTGGGACTTCCGTTCTCCCGGCAGAGGCGATGTGAACTTCGAGGAAGTGATCGTGGCGCTCAACGATATCGGCTACCACGGTCCGCTTTCCATCGAATGGGAGGACTCGCGCATGGACCGTTTCAGAGGCGGTGCCGAGGCATGTGCCTTCACCAAGGACATGGACTTTTCCGCGAGTGACGTGGCCTTCGATGCCGCCTTCGACAAGGAAAAACAGTAA
- a CDS encoding divalent metal cation transporter: protein MTDQLDRISEIQQRGFLGRLTGYAKMTGPGWVQAAVTLGGGSLVGALYLGVIGGYQFMWLQPLAMLCGVIMLSAISYVTLSSEERPFVSVKKNISPSLAWGWLIATVVANVVFCSAQFALGTDAAQNNLGVLSKSEAPYLITAVFAAVGLTLLWLSRKGGSASRAIDNVLKALVAVVVLAFMGVVVVLASKGAIAWGALFKGLIPDFSALFKPTATYTEAIAATGESAGFWSKYIAENQRDVIIGAFGSAVGINMTFLLPYSLKGKGWGKPHRELSFFDLALGLFVPFILATSFLVIATSSQFHARADGVHSETAYRNVIDQRLANVNDEFDSLPDEAKQELRETLPQADKDMGVMLAKRNARDLASSLEPFLGKSSQLIFGVGVLAMALSTMIVHMMMNGYAISEAFGRPGEKGIFMIGAAMPALTGFLSPILWSGETKTALVVPAAVIATTLLPIAYFIFILLMNSKKALGPELPKHRGLINVFMIFAAGVATFASVWNLMGKASGGGLGSTIGVIGLIALPLLMLVGLIGFLRSNRA, encoded by the coding sequence ATGACAGATCAACTCGACCGCATCTCGGAAATTCAACAACGTGGTTTTTTAGGACGCCTCACCGGCTATGCAAAAATGACCGGCCCCGGATGGGTGCAGGCAGCGGTTACCCTGGGCGGAGGTTCTCTGGTTGGGGCACTCTACCTCGGCGTGATCGGTGGCTATCAATTCATGTGGCTCCAGCCCCTCGCTATGCTCTGCGGGGTCATCATGTTGAGCGCGATTTCCTATGTTACCCTTTCCTCGGAAGAGCGGCCCTTTGTCTCGGTTAAGAAAAACATCTCTCCGAGTTTGGCCTGGGGCTGGCTCATTGCCACCGTGGTTGCCAACGTCGTCTTCTGCTCCGCCCAATTTGCTCTGGGTACCGACGCAGCGCAGAACAACCTTGGGGTATTATCCAAGTCCGAAGCCCCTTATTTGATCACTGCAGTGTTCGCAGCCGTCGGCCTGACACTTTTATGGCTCTCCCGCAAAGGCGGCTCCGCATCCCGAGCCATTGACAATGTTCTGAAAGCTCTGGTTGCCGTTGTCGTATTGGCATTCATGGGCGTGGTCGTGGTGTTGGCCAGTAAGGGCGCCATTGCCTGGGGCGCCCTTTTCAAGGGCCTGATCCCCGACTTCAGTGCTCTCTTTAAACCTACGGCGACCTACACCGAAGCGATTGCCGCGACCGGTGAAAGTGCCGGTTTTTGGTCCAAATATATCGCCGAAAATCAGCGTGATGTCATTATCGGGGCATTCGGCTCGGCTGTTGGCATTAACATGACCTTCCTGCTGCCCTACAGCCTAAAGGGCAAGGGTTGGGGCAAGCCCCACCGTGAGCTTTCCTTCTTTGACTTGGCACTCGGTCTTTTCGTCCCCTTTATCCTCGCCACTTCTTTTCTGGTGATTGCCACGTCTTCACAGTTTCATGCACGGGCGGATGGTGTTCACTCCGAGACCGCCTACCGCAATGTCATCGACCAGCGCCTGGCGAATGTAAACGACGAGTTCGACAGCCTGCCCGACGAGGCGAAGCAAGAGCTCCGCGAAACACTGCCACAAGCCGACAAGGACATGGGCGTGATGCTGGCCAAACGGAACGCCCGTGATCTGGCAAGTTCCCTGGAACCGTTTCTCGGAAAGAGCTCTCAACTGATCTTCGGTGTCGGTGTTCTGGCCATGGCGCTCAGTACGATGATCGTGCACATGATGATGAACGGCTATGCGATCTCCGAAGCTTTTGGCCGGCCCGGTGAAAAAGGTATTTTCATGATCGGTGCCGCCATGCCGGCGCTGACGGGCTTCCTCTCCCCCATCCTCTGGAGCGGGGAAACCAAGACCGCACTGGTCGTGCCCGCGGCGGTCATCGCCACCACCCTGCTGCCGATCGCCTACTTTATCTTTATTCTCTTGATGAATTCCAAGAAGGCACTCGGGCCGGAACTCCCCAAGCATCGCGGCCTGATCAATGTATTTATGATCTTCGCGGCCGGTGTCGCCACCTTCGCCTCGGTCTGGAACCTCATGGGCAAAGCTTCCGGAGGCGGCTTGGGAAGCACGATCGGTGTGATCGGTCTCATTGCCCTTCCCTTGCTGATGCTCGTCGGGCTTATCGGCTTTCTCCGGAGTAACCGCGCCTAA